The genomic DNA GCAGTGCAACATACTTGCCCGGATTGTTGGTCATAAGGCGGATTTTCTTAAGCCCAAGATCGACCAGGATCTGCGCGCCCAGGCTGTAGTCTCGCATATCGTTCGGGAAGCCGAGCATATGGTTGGCTTCGATCGTATCAGCGCCATGGTCCTGCAGCACGTAGGCTTTGAGTTTGTTCACAATACCGATACCGCGCCCCTCATGATGATAAATATACAGTACTACGCCCTTGCCCTCGTCGGCAACCATCTTCATAGCCATGTGAAGCTGTTCGCCGCAGTCGCAGCGCAGTGAACCGAAGACATCGCCGGTCAGACACCCCGAGTGGATGCGCACTAACGTAGGCTCACCGTCGGTGACATCACCCATCACCAGCGCTATATATGGGCTGGACTCGACTGTCGACTGATAGCCGTGCGCCATAAACTCGCCATATTCGGTCGGTATGCGGCAGGCGGCAAACTCAAAGACCAATCGGTCATTCAACCGGCGGTATTTGATGAGGTCGGCTATTGTGACGATCTTCATATTCCACTTTTTGGCGATCTCGATCAGCTCGGGAAGCCGGGCCATTGTGCCGTCCTCGCTGAGGATCTCGCAGAGCACCCCGCTCGAACCCATATCGGAATGTTTGACCAGATCGACCACCGCCTCAGTGTGGCCAGCACGGACAAGCACCCCACCCTCCTCCGCGCGCAGCGGGTGGATGTGGCCGGGGCGCGCAAGGTCTTCGGGACGCGCGTCAGGGTCGACAAAGGTCTTGATTGTGATCGCACGGTCCTGAGCGGAGATGCCTGTAGTGGTGCCGTGAATGGCGTCCACGCTGACGGTGAATGCAGTGCCAAGCCTGGCTGTGTTTTTTTCAACCATCATCGGCAGGCCCAGCTCTTCCAGGCGTGCAGAAGTTGTCGGCACACATATCAGGCCTCTACCGTGCTTGGCCATGAAGTTGACGGCCTCGGGCGTAACTGCCTGTGCCGCCATTATAAAGTCGCCCTCGTTCTCTCGATCTTCATCATCGACAACGATAATCATCTTCCCGGCCTTGATATCCTCAATGGCTTCGGGAATGGTGGCGAATACTTTCTCAGTGTTGCTCATTACAAAATGCCCTTCACATAAATCCTGCTTCGCGCAGGAGGTCTTCGCTCACGCCGGTCGATCCCTTGCGAGCATTCATAAACTTTTCTATATACTTGCCTATAATATCGGCTTCAAGGTTGACGCTGTCACCTGCTCGCCTAAAGCCGAGAGTAGTAACTTCCAGAGTGTGCGGGATCACCGACACAGTAAACTCACGGTCATTCTCCGAGGCGACAGTCAGGCTTATCCCATCTATTGCTATGGAGCCTTTCTCGACCACATAGCGCATTATCTCCGGCGGCGCGGCTATACGGATCACTATAGACTCGGCCAGCTTGTTGATCGAGACTATTACGCCGATACCATCGACATGACCCTGCACAAAATGACCGCCGAGCATCTTGCCGGCCCTGAGGCTGGCCTCCAGGTTCACCCTATCGCCCGGGCGCAGAGCCTTTAGCGTGCTCCTGCTTATAGTCTCCGGCACTGCATCGAAAGTCATCTCATCCGAGCCGATTGACGTAACGGTAAGGCAAGTGCCACTTACCGCCACGCTGTCGCCGACAGACACGTCATTAATCACATTACCGGAGCCGACAACAAGCCGCCCCACCGTGCCGCCGGTGAGGCTTTTTACCGTGCCTATTTCTTCTACCAGACCTGTGAACAAAGATGGCCCCCTCACCCTAGCCCTCTCCCCCAGGAGAGGGAACAGGTGGTCATGGATATACTAAGTGTCCCTCGACGGCGATGTCTTCTCCAAACCGTCTTACCCGGATACGGTCGAGCTTAACCGCGGTAGATATACTCCCCGCACCGACACCCGCAACCGAATCTACCGAATCGCGCCCGCCTATAATAATGGGCGCATGGAAATATAATACTTTATCGACCAGGCGTTCCTCTATGGCGGAGGCTGCAATCTGTCCGCCGCCCTCTATGAGCACGCTCAAACACCCGAGTTCGCCAAGCTCACGCAGGAGCTTAACCAGCGACAGCCGTCGATCCAACGCATCCAAAATTATTATACGCGCGCCGGTCGCTTCGAGTTTCCTCAATGATGCCGCATTTGCATATGGGCCTGCAGCTACAATCGACTCACCCGGCTCGCTGAACAGCTTCAGGTTCGGCGGCAGGTTGCCGGTTCCCGTAACAACCACACGAGTCGGATAATATACTTTTCTGCCGACACGAGCGGTCAAAGCCGGATCATCCGTGCGCGCGGTGTTGCCGCCAACTATTATAGCATCCACCCGGCTCCTGATGCCATGCGCGTATGCGCGGGAACGCTCGTTGGTGATCCACTTGGAATCGCCGGTGCGAGTCGCGATCTTGCCGTCCATGCTCATTGCGGACTTGAGGATCACAAACGGCATACCCGTCGTGCGATGCTTGATGTAGGCTTCATTGAGTGTGCGGGCTTTGTCTTCGAGCAGAGGAGTGTGGACTTTGACTCCAGCCGCCACTAGCTCGTCAAGACCTTTGGATGAAACTTTCGGATCAGGATCGGTCATAGCGGCATATACTTCGGAAATTCCGGCTTTGATGATAGCGCGCGTGCAGGGAGGCGTGCGGCCCTGGTGGCAGCAGGGTTCGAGCGTGACGTACATGATCGCACCGGCGGCCTGCTCACCTGCATCGCGAAGCGCAAAGACTTCGGCGTGCGGCTCGCCAGCCTTGGGGTGATAACCTTCGCCAATGATCCTGCCGTCTTTTACAATTACTGCGCCGACCATGGGGTTGGGGCTAGTCCTGCCGCGTTTTGCAAGAACCAGAGCGCGGCGCATGTAGTCTTCGTGTGTCACTTGCGCTCGTCCTTCTCCACTCCGCGCAGGGCTCGATTAACCGATGAATAACCCCTGAGCACTGCAAGCAGATCAAACGTTGCCAAAACAATTACAGCCAAGCCCAGCAGAACGCAAACGAACCAGTATATAAGCTCGGTAAGTTTGCTGACATGAAGTGCAACCCATCCGCCCGCGAGGATCATTACGAACAGCGCTTCCATAATCGCTATCAGTATGATGCGAAGTATGCGCAGACGCCTGCCGATGATCGAGCCGGGCGATCGCCATTTGCTAAACTCAACTAGAAAAACTATCGGCATCGCGACAGCGCCGATCAGAGCCACCCACTGGACAAACGAGTCGGGCATTTCAGACTTCCCCGATTGCAAATGCGCTCTCGGCAGCGGTCTTTATATCAGCGCATGCCCGGGAGACCGGTTTGCAGTTGCCGAACACTGAGGAGCCCGCAACGAGCACATTGGCTCCCGCTCGAACGACTCTTGGGGCAGTGTTCACATCGATTCCGCCGTCAACGGCTATGTCTATATCCACACCGGCGTCTTGCGCCATTTCGCGAGCCTTGGCGATCTTGGGCAGCATAGTCTCTATGAAGCTCTGTCCGCCAAAGCCCGGGTTTACGGTCATGATCAGGACTAGGTCGAGATCGGTTATTACATTCTCAAGGACACAAAGCGGAGTGTGCGGGTTCAGAGCGACTCCCGCAGGCACGCCCAAAGCCTTGATGGAACCTATAGTGCGGTGCAGGTGTTTGCATGCCTCGGCATGAACGGTTATCTCGCTGGCTCCGGCATTGACAAAATCTTCAATATAGCGCTCAGGCTGCTCTATCATCAGATGCACATCGAGCGGCATGTCCGTGATCTTACGCACGGCTTTAATCACCATAGGACCGAAGGTTATGTTCGGAACGAAATGGCCGTCCATAACATCGCAGTGGAGCCAGTCCGCCCCACACTCCTGAGCGGCGAATACGTCCTTGCTCAAATTGCTGAAGTCAGCCGACAGCAGTGACGGCGCGATTACTAATCTACTCATACTCATTCCTGACTGCCGCCTCCAGCCGGAAACTCCTTTACCATTTCTCCGCCCACGTAGACTTTTATTGTTGCGTTGTCTCCATATGCAGTTATGGTCTCGGTGAACTTGTCGCCAGGGCTGCGGTTCTCGGAATATGCCGTTGTCTCACCGCGGCTGTCGTCGACCACTATCTGGACTTCCTGATCACCATCGGCATCAGCGGGAACCTCGACATTTACTCTATAGCGGTGGGCCTTTCCGGTCGGTGTCGACGACGTCGATGACTCTTCGTCGCTCTCAGGCTTGGGACCATTGCTTAGAACAATATCGATAGCGCTGCCGGGAGCGCGCTTGACTTCGGCAGGCGGGTCCTGCGTAATGACTGTGTTCGCGGGCACCTTCTCACTGTATTCCTGTTTCACCTTGCCTATGGTAAAACCGGCATGCACGGCAGTTTCGTTGGCCTGCGCTTCCGGAAGACCTGAGAGGTCCGGTATTTCGACCATACTCGGCCCGGTGCTTATCTTAACTTTTACTACAGGATTGTCTTTGGATACCATAGAGCCTGTGGCGGGGTTCACATCACATATTTGACCCGCCGGGTAGATGTCACTGAAGGCTCTGCCGTCATCGACGAGCTTAATGTTATTCTCATCTGCTATACTCTGCGCCTCATCCCAGGTCTTACCAAGCATCGGAGGCACTTTCACCTGCGCCTTACCGCCGATAACGTACATTGTTAAGCCAAGGAACAGCATAACAACAGCCACAAAAACGACTACCAGCCAGACAAAGTTTTTCCTCAAGAGCTGCTCAGGCTCAGTCTGGTGTTCCTCGGCAGGCGCTGCGATATGGCGCGGACTTACAGAGGTCGGGTGGCCTGTCCTCATAGACTCGCTGACTGCCTTGATATCGGCCAGCATCGCCGATACGCTCTGATAACGGTCCTGCGGAGAAGCCTCCATGGCCTGCATCACAATATCACTCAGTGACTTCGGAATCGCCGTATTTATCGAACGCGGCGACGGCGGCACTTCCTTAACTTTTTTGAGAGCCACTGCAATGGCTGTCGCGCCGCTGAAAGGCAGTTGGCCGGTAAGCATCTCATAAAGAATAACGCCTATTGAATAGATGTCCGAGCTAGGTGTAGGCGCTGCACCCTCAGTGATTTCAGGCGCCTGATAGTGGACTGAGCGCATCGCACACTTATCCGCTACGGCCCGGCAGCCGCTCACCGTAGGCCACAAGCCAAAATCGGTGAGTTTGACCTCTCCATCGGGACTGACGATTATATCCTGCGGAGCAATGTCTCCATGGATAATGCGGTTTGCGTGCGCATACTCAACAGCAGTAAGCACGGGCAAGATGATATCTAAAGCATTAGGGGCTCCAATAGGTCCGGCTCTGCGAATTCGCTCTTTTACATTGATTCCACGCGCGAACTCACACGCAACAAAAAACTCGGACTCGGTGCGGTCGACATCAAGCACTCTGACAATATTCGGGTGCGCAAGCGAAGCCGCACTCCGGTAGCCGGAGAGCATTGTCTGAGTGCAATCGCTGTCATTCGTCAGTTCCTTCGCCAGCACTTTGAGCGCAACCAGCCGGTTAAGCACTTTGTCGCGCGCCTTATATACGGAGAAAACAGGCCCGTCGCCCATTTTTTCCAAAACTTCGTATCTATGATTCACAATATGTCCTATCAATCCTCAGATCTCCCGCACATCTTGTACGAAATCGCCCGCATGACCGATAGAGATGCACTGGCCACGCCAGCGACAAGAGCAACTATATATACGCATCGGCCAGCAACTCGCAGTTCCATAAACGGGCTCAATACGAAAAATGCGCCCATCACTACAATCCATACGGCTATCGCCGAATCCAGGATAAATCTTTTCATTAGAACAAAGCTTTGTGTTTGTCTATTGCGCGGGCAAGCATCTCGCGATCTATATCGGCGACGATCCTGCACTCGCCCAGCTTCACCGGCAGCGCCATGCGGATGGCGCCGCCCATGGTCTTCTTGTCCAGCTCGATTGCCCTAACAACATCGTTCGTATCCAGGCAAGCATTAAACTTCACAGGCAAATGCACTTTGCACAGGACGGCTGCGATCTTATCTGTTATGCCGGGCTCGGCCAGGGAGTTCTCCTCTGCCAGCAGCGCTTCCGTAACCATAGCTATTGAAGACGCCTCACCGTGCCGATACTTGCCATATCCGCTCAAGACTTCGATTGCATGGCCGACCGTATGACCATAGTTCAATATGGCTCGAACGCCCAATTCGCGTTCATCGGCCTGGACAACATCACGCTTGATCTCCACAGACCTGCAAACCGTATACTCGAGCTTATCCATATCTCTGGCAAGTAAATCGGCGGCGTTTTCATCGATATAGTCAAAATACTCTCTGTCATAAATTATACCATGCTTGACTACCTCGGCAAAACCGGAGCGCAGTTCACGCGCGGGCAGACTGCCGAGCGTCAATATGTCCATGATGACCGCCCTCGGCTGATGAAAAGCGCCGACAAGGTTCTTGCCCTGCGGCAGATCCACTCCGGTCTTGCCGCCCACGCTCGCATCCACCTGGGCCAAAAGTGTAGTCGGGACTTGAACAAAATCGATGCCGCGCATATATGTAGCTGCTGCGAAACCGGCCATATCGCCAATCACACCGCCGCCTAACGCCACAACCACACCACGACGATCCATCTTCATATCCAGCAGACCATCGTATATTTTGCCCACGCTGCGCAGGGTCTTGAAGCGTTCACCCGCCGGAATAACTATCTTATTCGTGCGAATACCAGCATTCTCAAGACTCGCTAATGCCTCCGCGGCATAATGCTTTACAATCGTTGGGTTGGAAATAACCGCAGCGGATGTGGGAGCACATACGGATGAGACGATCTCGCCTATGCGGTCAAGAACTCCCGCTCCTATGGTAATAACGTATGAGCGTTCCTGCAGGTTGACATTGATTTCAGGCATTTTCCCTCACAAGACCGGCGTACATGGAACAAAGGGGATTGCATGATTGCAACCCCCTTCAATCGCCTAATTACATTGCAAGATTACGGAACAAGAGACTCACCCACAACACCGGTGCCTGATGGGGAAATGATGGTCGGTGTTATGAAGATCAGCAGTTCACGGTCATCAGTCGAGTTCGAATGAGTCCTGAACAGACTGCCTACAATAGGAAGATCGCATAGGATAGGAATACTCTTATAGCTGTTTGAATCAGTCTTTCTGACAAATCCGCCAACTACGACGGTCTCTCCGTTTGCTACACGTCTCTGACAATAAAGCGACTGAATACGCTCCTCAGGAATCTGAGAGCCATCAGGACCCGTATACATTGTGCCCTGGTCAGATACCTGCGGATACATTGTCATCGTGATTGTATTGTCACCATTTACCCGGGGCATAACTGAGAACATACTCTGAATTTGCAAATAATTTACAGAATATGAGGTGTTAGTGGCACTCTCGGAGTAAACAGTCACACTCTGCCAGGTTGGAATTTGATCCCCTATCTGTATCATAGCAGTCTGATTGTTTATTGTCGAGACAATAGGCGCATTGACGACTCGTCCGACTTCACTAGTAAGCTCAGCCTTAAGCTGAGCAGTAAGGTTGCCGCTGGTAAAGCCTACGATGATATTGCCTTCGGGGTTAAACGCTGTGTTGAAACTATCATTGATCCTCTCAAGGCTCCAGTCAATTCCGAATTTTTTAACGTCGCTCGTTGAAACTTCAATAAACTCAGCCTTAATCTGAACCTGCTTTGGAGGCACATCAAGCATTCGCACTGTCTTTTTGAATGCCTCTATCCCGTCCTCAGTGCCTTTTACAATGATAGAGTTGTCGAGGTCGAACGGCTTCACATCATCGACACCGTCTGGAATAAGGAAATTGCCGTCGCCGGATGTGCCGGACTGCGATGCAGTAGTGGTTCCCGGCCTGTTATATGATTGCTGGCCGCCGTAGTACCCGCCGGAATTATATCCGCCGCCGGGACCATAGCCGCCAGGCCGGTAAGCGCCGGCATCGGGATACTGGGATGCGCCTGTCACTTGATCGGCTGTCCTTCCTGACCCTCGACTCAAACTGCTCGGATCAATTGACGGAACAACCGGCTGGCTGTTTTGATTGCGTATGGTTAAATTGGGATCGTATATCAGGCCGTTTTGGTTCATATTAGTCGATGGCCTTGCGCTATCTCCAGATGTTGTATGGGTATTGCTTAAGTATTCGGGAGATATTGATTCACAGTTGGGCATGGGATTTATGCCATTCCAGCCGATAAGTCTCAATAACTCGCTGGGCCTGGAATGAATAAGCTTTACAACAACAATCTGTTTTTCCTGATTATTCACACTCTGAGATGCAGTCAACTCGACCGGAGGAAGTGCGGCAGCTACATCCGTCAACGAAACAGCAGGCTCATCGGCTATATCAGCGCCAATTATATATGTGCCGTCGTCCGCTTTTTTGTAAGAAACCCCTGCGCCCTTTACGACATAATCAAGGGCCTTCTCAATAGGAATATCATTGAGAGATGCGGTTATCTTCTTATCAAGCTTGGAGTCATCCGCGATGACAATGTTGGTACCGCTCTGTTGAGTGAGCAACATCACCACTTCCTTCAACGAAAGATCCTTAATTTGAAGCGATATTGCATCCGCACTACCAGCAATCGCCAGCACGGCAAGAGCCATTCCGGCAACTGAGAAAGC from Armatimonadota bacterium includes the following:
- a CDS encoding bifunctional 3,4-dihydroxy-2-butanone-4-phosphate synthase/GTP cyclohydrolase II, which produces MSNTEKVFATIPEAIEDIKAGKMIIVVDDEDRENEGDFIMAAQAVTPEAVNFMAKHGRGLICVPTTSARLEELGLPMMVEKNTARLGTAFTVSVDAIHGTTTGISAQDRAITIKTFVDPDARPEDLARPGHIHPLRAEEGGVLVRAGHTEAVVDLVKHSDMGSSGVLCEILSEDGTMARLPELIEIAKKWNMKIVTIADLIKYRRLNDRLVFEFAACRIPTEYGEFMAHGYQSTVESSPYIALVMGDVTDGEPTLVRIHSGCLTGDVFGSLRCDCGEQLHMAMKMVADEGKGVVLYIYHHEGRGIGIVNKLKAYVLQDHGADTIEANHMLGFPNDMRDYSLGAQILVDLGLKKIRLMTNNPGKYVALQGYDLEIVERVPMVCTPNEDNVRYLNTKRDRMGHLLD
- the rpe gene encoding ribulose-phosphate 3-epimerase, which translates into the protein MSRLVIAPSLLSADFSNLSKDVFAAQECGADWLHCDVMDGHFVPNITFGPMVIKAVRKITDMPLDVHLMIEQPERYIEDFVNAGASEITVHAEACKHLHRTIGSIKALGVPAGVALNPHTPLCVLENVITDLDLVLIMTVNPGFGGQSFIETMLPKIAKAREMAQDAGVDIDIAVDGGIDVNTAPRVVRAGANVLVAGSSVFGNCKPVSRACADIKTAAESAFAIGEV
- a CDS encoding protein kinase; this encodes MIGHIVNHRYEVLEKMGDGPVFSVYKARDKVLNRLVALKVLAKELTNDSDCTQTMLSGYRSAASLAHPNIVRVLDVDRTESEFFVACEFARGINVKERIRRAGPIGAPNALDIILPVLTAVEYAHANRIIHGDIAPQDIIVSPDGEVKLTDFGLWPTVSGCRAVADKCAMRSVHYQAPEITEGAAPTPSSDIYSIGVILYEMLTGQLPFSGATAIAVALKKVKEVPPSPRSINTAIPKSLSDIVMQAMEASPQDRYQSVSAMLADIKAVSESMRTGHPTSVSPRHIAAPAEEHQTEPEQLLRKNFVWLVVVFVAVVMLFLGLTMYVIGGKAQVKVPPMLGKTWDEAQSIADENNIKLVDDGRAFSDIYPAGQICDVNPATGSMVSKDNPVVKVKISTGPSMVEIPDLSGLPEAQANETAVHAGFTIGKVKQEYSEKVPANTVITQDPPAEVKRAPGSAIDIVLSNGPKPESDEESSTSSTPTGKAHRYRVNVEVPADADGDQEVQIVVDDSRGETTAYSENRSPGDKFTETITAYGDNATIKVYVGGEMVKEFPAGGGSQE
- the aroB gene encoding 3-dehydroquinate synthase, with amino-acid sequence MPEINVNLQERSYVITIGAGVLDRIGEIVSSVCAPTSAAVISNPTIVKHYAAEALASLENAGIRTNKIVIPAGERFKTLRSVGKIYDGLLDMKMDRRGVVVALGGGVIGDMAGFAAATYMRGIDFVQVPTTLLAQVDASVGGKTGVDLPQGKNLVGAFHQPRAVIMDILTLGSLPARELRSGFAEVVKHGIIYDREYFDYIDENAADLLARDMDKLEYTVCRSVEIKRDVVQADERELGVRAILNYGHTVGHAIEVLSGYGKYRHGEASSIAMVTEALLAEENSLAEPGITDKIAAVLCKVHLPVKFNACLDTNDVVRAIELDKKTMGGAIRMALPVKLGECRIVADIDREMLARAIDKHKALF
- a CDS encoding secretin and TonB N-terminal domain-containing protein, with translation MLQILKPWCSFRARAFSVAGMALAVLAIAGSADAISLQIKDLSLKEVVMLLTQQSGTNIVIADDSKLDKKITASLNDIPIEKALDYVVKGAGVSYKKADDGTYIIGADIADEPAVSLTDVAAALPPVELTASQSVNNQEKQIVVVKLIHSRPSELLRLIGWNGINPMPNCESISPEYLSNTHTTSGDSARPSTNMNQNGLIYDPNLTIRNQNSQPVVPSIDPSSLSRGSGRTADQVTGASQYPDAGAYRPGGYGPGGGYNSGGYYGGQQSYNRPGTTTASQSGTSGDGNFLIPDGVDDVKPFDLDNSIIVKGTEDGIEAFKKTVRMLDVPPKQVQIKAEFIEVSTSDVKKFGIDWSLERINDSFNTAFNPEGNIIVGFTSGNLTAQLKAELTSEVGRVVNAPIVSTINNQTAMIQIGDQIPTWQSVTVYSESATNTSYSVNYLQIQSMFSVMPRVNGDNTITMTMYPQVSDQGTMYTGPDGSQIPEERIQSLYCQRRVANGETVVVGGFVRKTDSNSYKSIPILCDLPIVGSLFRTHSNSTDDRELLIFITPTIISPSGTGVVGESLVP
- a CDS encoding riboflavin synthase, with the protein product MFTGLVEEIGTVKSLTGGTVGRLVVGSGNVINDVSVGDSVAVSGTCLTVTSIGSDEMTFDAVPETISRSTLKALRPGDRVNLEASLRAGKMLGGHFVQGHVDGIGVIVSINKLAESIVIRIAAPPEIMRYVVEKGSIAIDGISLTVASENDREFTVSVIPHTLEVTTLGFRRAGDSVNLEADIIGKYIEKFMNARKGSTGVSEDLLREAGFM
- the ribD gene encoding bifunctional diaminohydroxyphosphoribosylaminopyrimidine deaminase/5-amino-6-(5-phosphoribosylamino)uracil reductase RibD, which encodes MTHEDYMRRALVLAKRGRTSPNPMVGAVIVKDGRIIGEGYHPKAGEPHAEVFALRDAGEQAAGAIMYVTLEPCCHQGRTPPCTRAIIKAGISEVYAAMTDPDPKVSSKGLDELVAAGVKVHTPLLEDKARTLNEAYIKHRTTGMPFVILKSAMSMDGKIATRTGDSKWITNERSRAYAHGIRSRVDAIIVGGNTARTDDPALTARVGRKVYYPTRVVVTGTGNLPPNLKLFSEPGESIVAAGPYANAASLRKLEATGARIIILDALDRRLSLVKLLRELGELGCLSVLIEGGGQIAASAIEERLVDKVLYFHAPIIIGGRDSVDSVAGVGAGSISTAVKLDRIRVRRFGEDIAVEGHLVYP